The following proteins come from a genomic window of Flavobacteriaceae bacterium MAR_2010_188:
- a CDS encoding 2TM domain-containing protein, with product MKAFLKSIFIGFIIGLVLTIIGEVISFFETESFSDFDSLMISIKYQMLYGIVLSVVNSYWFQYATRTEKFGSLTKYRFFISFLGSVILTTIAIFFIRLYHEMTWSGESFSQFLDTEVAGPYIYSIMLTLVIGFIFYGFYYYREQQKTKVKEQTIIAGTASAKFDALKNQLDPHFLFNSLNVLTSLIEENPKNAQYFTTSLSKVYRYVLEQKNKELVLVDEELEFAKSYVSLLKMRFEDSIIFELPDHSENPESKVVPLSLQLLLENAVKHNTVTSTRPLKIKIYEENGYLVVQNNLQPKQILNKSTGVGLSNIKQRYELLTNRQIEIISDNNNFSVRLPMLSKQILMMRTENIDFSEQYVRARKHVDSLKEFYYSLVSYFVVMPFLIFINYKTFWGFQWFWFPLLGWGIGLIFQAYKIYVNDGVLGKSWEERTIEKYMREEEKKSRFNNF from the coding sequence ATGAAAGCGTTCCTGAAATCGATATTTATAGGTTTTATCATCGGACTGGTTCTAACCATTATCGGTGAGGTCATAAGCTTTTTTGAAACCGAATCCTTTAGCGATTTCGATAGCCTAATGATTAGCATTAAATATCAAATGCTCTACGGCATCGTACTTTCGGTAGTTAATTCTTACTGGTTTCAATATGCCACAAGAACCGAGAAGTTTGGTTCCTTAACCAAATATCGATTTTTTATCAGCTTTTTAGGTTCGGTTATTCTCACCACAATCGCCATTTTCTTTATTAGACTTTATCATGAAATGACTTGGAGTGGCGAAAGCTTTTCTCAGTTTTTAGATACCGAGGTAGCCGGTCCTTATATTTATTCAATTATGCTTACTCTAGTAATCGGATTTATATTCTACGGATTCTATTATTACCGAGAGCAACAAAAGACCAAGGTTAAAGAACAAACCATAATTGCAGGGACGGCTAGCGCCAAGTTCGACGCTCTTAAGAATCAGTTAGATCCGCATTTTCTCTTTAATAGTTTAAATGTTTTAACCAGTTTAATCGAGGAGAACCCAAAGAACGCTCAATATTTTACCACTTCTTTATCAAAGGTTTACAGGTATGTACTTGAACAAAAGAATAAAGAATTGGTTTTAGTGGATGAGGAGTTAGAATTTGCAAAATCCTATGTTTCTCTCCTTAAAATGAGATTTGAGGATAGCATAATTTTCGAGCTGCCAGATCACTCAGAAAACCCTGAAAGCAAAGTAGTGCCACTATCTCTTCAGCTGCTGTTAGAAAACGCGGTAAAGCATAATACGGTGACATCTACTCGGCCATTAAAGATTAAGATTTATGAAGAGAATGGTTATTTGGTTGTACAGAACAACCTTCAACCTAAACAGATTTTAAATAAGAGCACTGGTGTTGGTCTAAGTAATATTAAACAACGCTATGAGCTGCTAACGAATAGACAAATTGAAATAATCAGTGATAACAACAACTTTTCGGTAAGATTACCAATGTTATCCAAACAAATATTGATGATGAGAACAGAAAATATAGATTTTAGCGAACAATACGTCCGCGCGCGCAAACACGTAGATTCCTTAAAGGAATTCTATTACAGCTTGGTTTCCTATTTCGTGGTAATGCCATTTTTGATCTTTATAAATTATAAAACCTTTTGGGGATTTCAATGGTTTTGGTTCCCTTTGCTGGGATGGGGAATTGGTTTGATATTTCAAGCTTATAAGATTTATGTTAACGATGGGGTCCTGGGCAAATCATGGGAAGAGCGAACGATTGAAAAGTATATGAGAGAAGAAGAAAAGAAATCAAGATTTAATAATTTTTAA
- a CDS encoding 2TM domain-containing protein — protein MEKYKIKPYGEKEPLNDYAKEELYLRAKKRIEKLKGFYWHLAVYLVINIFLICINGLKSNGDFWEFHTFSTAIWWGIGIAFHGAGVFGPSMFFGKDWEDRKMKEYMEKEKQGRE, from the coding sequence ATGGAAAAATATAAAATTAAACCTTATGGCGAAAAAGAGCCTTTAAATGATTACGCTAAAGAGGAGTTATACTTAAGGGCCAAAAAGAGAATTGAAAAACTTAAAGGATTTTATTGGCATTTGGCGGTATACCTAGTAATTAACATCTTTTTGATATGTATTAATGGACTTAAAAGCAACGGCGATTTTTGGGAATTTCATACCTTCTCAACCGCGATCTGGTGGGGAATAGGGATTGCATTTCATGGCGCCGGTGTCTTTGGGCCAAGTATGTTCTTTGGCAAGGATTGGGAAGATAGAAAGATGAAGGAATATATGGAGAAAGAAAAACAGGGTCGGGAATAG
- a CDS encoding two component transcriptional regulator, LytTR family, whose amino-acid sequence MKVIIIEDEKPSARRLGRMLETLNVTVEVMLHSVEESIAWFKSNQHPDLIFLDIQLNDGLSFEIFEAVEIKSSIIFTTAFDEYALKAFKLNSIDYLLKPIDEVELKNALEKFTNLLQTKSIIKMDFDDIRKLLVNPIDREYKKRFSVKIGQHLKLINTSDIECFYSENKGTYAHTADGRDYLIDSTIELLSSELNPEKFYRVNRAYYINIDFIKDMLSYSNSRLQVKLSNYSASDIIVARERVKDFKDWLE is encoded by the coding sequence ATGAAAGTTATAATTATTGAGGACGAAAAACCTTCGGCAAGGCGGCTGGGAAGGATGTTAGAAACGCTTAATGTGACTGTGGAAGTGATGCTGCATTCGGTGGAAGAAAGCATAGCTTGGTTTAAATCTAATCAGCACCCCGATTTGATTTTTTTGGATATTCAATTGAATGATGGATTGTCCTTTGAAATATTCGAAGCAGTGGAGATAAAATCGTCGATTATCTTTACCACCGCCTTTGATGAATATGCTCTAAAAGCCTTCAAATTAAATAGTATAGACTACCTACTTAAACCTATTGATGAAGTAGAATTGAAGAATGCTCTTGAAAAATTTACTAATCTTCTTCAAACTAAATCCATCATTAAAATGGATTTTGATGATATTAGAAAGCTCTTGGTGAATCCGATTGACCGCGAATACAAGAAGCGTTTTTCAGTAAAAATAGGTCAACATTTAAAGTTGATCAACACGAGCGATATTGAATGTTTTTATTCCGAAAATAAAGGCACCTATGCGCATACCGCTGATGGTCGGGATTATTTAATCGATTCGACGATTGAGTTGTTGAGTTCAGAATTAAATCCAGAAAAGTTCTACCGGGTTAACCGAGCCTATTATATCAACATCGATTTTATAAAAGATATGCTCAGCTATTCTAATTCTAGGTTGCAAGTGAAGCTCAGTAATTACTCTGCTTCGGATATTATTGTAGCCAGGGAAAGGGTTAAGGATTTTAAGGATTGGTTGGAATAA
- a CDS encoding LETM1-like protein: MNPSAKGWIAKFGHIIKDQPQPYSTFEVLYNSLRLNGFVYGFNSNLPQSVKKSFDYSPDEIAKINLINALYYTFAISKPENDYSDFSKDLLSFYKTLEFQNKSIWKRLTGGMDKGGKLEMLITERVQIGENMFARSFQKSIANALLFVDVLTFKAYIERNVEVKTYAADLENIIINISFNAGSHISKHGNDDLGKKYSALFKESYFFSRSKTGVNKENKKFFDELTDAEKRYLIDLTCAICYSDYDFSEVDKTFVSNLVREMKMDEIMGLESMNVIEQFYAQNKKLKKQVSGSNPVFNFYDNSSVYIVKLIQRNKSRIVKEVQHSKELMSLIGKSRKRALTIEEQKKIQVLLLDILKTIPSFAIFILPGGAILLPLFAKILPNLLPSSFDDNKI; encoded by the coding sequence TTGAACCCATCAGCTAAAGGTTGGATTGCCAAGTTTGGTCATATCATCAAAGACCAACCTCAGCCCTATTCTACTTTTGAAGTTCTCTATAATTCTCTTAGGCTTAACGGCTTTGTTTATGGCTTCAATTCTAATCTTCCGCAGTCAGTAAAGAAAAGTTTTGACTATTCCCCGGATGAAATCGCCAAAATAAACCTCATCAACGCACTGTATTATACATTTGCTATTTCCAAACCAGAAAATGATTATTCCGATTTTTCAAAAGACCTTTTGTCATTCTATAAAACTCTAGAATTTCAAAACAAATCAATCTGGAAGAGGCTTACCGGAGGCATGGACAAAGGCGGAAAATTAGAAATGCTTATAACCGAACGGGTGCAAATAGGCGAAAATATGTTCGCCAGAAGCTTTCAAAAATCTATTGCAAACGCTCTACTTTTTGTGGACGTGCTTACGTTTAAAGCTTATATAGAACGTAATGTTGAGGTTAAAACCTATGCCGCAGATTTGGAGAATATTATCATCAACATTTCTTTTAATGCTGGTAGCCATATTTCAAAGCATGGCAATGACGATTTAGGCAAGAAATATTCGGCATTATTCAAGGAATCCTATTTTTTCTCCCGTTCCAAAACTGGTGTGAATAAGGAAAATAAAAAGTTCTTTGATGAGCTTACAGATGCGGAAAAGAGATATTTAATCGACCTTACCTGCGCTATCTGCTATTCTGACTATGATTTTAGCGAAGTGGACAAAACTTTTGTGTCTAATTTGGTGCGGGAAATGAAAATGGACGAAATCATGGGTTTAGAATCCATGAATGTCATAGAACAATTCTATGCCCAGAATAAAAAGTTAAAAAAACAGGTTAGCGGCTCCAATCCGGTCTTTAATTTCTACGATAATTCTTCGGTGTATATCGTGAAGCTTATCCAAAGAAATAAAAGCAGAATCGTAAAGGAAGTGCAGCACAGCAAGGAGCTAATGTCGCTAATTGGTAAATCTAGAAAGCGTGCGCTCACTATAGAAGAGCAGAAGAAGATTCAAGTTTTGTTGCTAGATATTCTTAAAACCATCCCGAGTTTCGCGATTTTTATACTTCCTGGCGGGGCCATCCTTTTGCCTTTATTTGCCAAAATACTCCCCAATCTCCTGCCCTCTTCATTTGACGATAATAAAATCTAA
- a CDS encoding Por secretion system C-terminal sorting domain-containing protein: MKTTFYPYQLILSGKFRNNVKNLFQLLPKYLGTAIVMCLYLMLSTSDLNAQTSPANCTQGCTSKDVKIITAYLSYSNGDRLPANFVCPQSGTAAVYLTLELTTKTPRQGVSIYVSVKNFSPPSTIGSPIAAIGQCFGATLNQTSNKVTFTSPFNWVCGTPIVLTDVFISWGTGNSNFCTGTNFQCGETPSKCYSLPPGEYIAVETPVANAASATLCSIDPDGTTAVFNLSSLDNTVKGTATNVTVTWFKDSGLAELISTPTNYTSVTDKVYAKVTSNSDSNNYAVSQVSLTVVSKPSVLVLTGSAICGAAPNTGTVSSSISQTGMSYQLFNAANSPVQPSKTGDGSGLNWSNLAAANGYYVIGTVTTPISCTSTSNVVNVTSTPNPIAVILTGSSICDSNPNTGTVSSTASASGVSYQLYNGNNPIQNPQTSDTGAGLTWTDLAVGSYNVIGTGASPTSCSSTSNSVNVLSVNDPLALSLTGSDICDSAPNTGTISSSSSQAAVSYQLFNGITPIQNPKTSDNGAGLTWTDLAAGSGYYVVGTGAGPTHCTSISNSVNIGSLTNPVAPSGSIVPISCTDLSFMVKVNNPVVGYKYKITQAPNNSLSFTDITAIANTDVIFTGLKFGDGYVLTVEAGGCTSTSDTCPIPQNLASAKSSDLKLSLSSETSVKAYPNPFSDKVNFKVNVPETTEGSLELINMLGQRVKTVYYGEMKAGENIFEVNIPSKQTTTLIYVLRTGDKKITGKLIQNKQ, from the coding sequence ATGAAAACAACCTTTTACCCTTACCAACTTATTCTAAGTGGGAAATTTAGAAATAATGTTAAAAACCTCTTTCAATTATTGCCTAAATATTTAGGTACGGCAATTGTAATGTGCCTCTATTTGATGCTTTCTACCTCAGATTTAAATGCGCAGACCAGCCCAGCTAATTGCACCCAAGGATGTACCTCCAAGGATGTAAAGATAATAACAGCTTATTTGTCCTATAGTAATGGAGACAGACTACCTGCCAATTTCGTTTGTCCCCAAAGCGGAACAGCTGCCGTCTATCTTACTTTGGAATTAACCACAAAAACCCCTCGACAAGGAGTTTCCATTTATGTATCGGTTAAAAATTTTTCTCCTCCTAGCACTATCGGGAGCCCAATCGCAGCCATCGGCCAATGCTTTGGTGCCACATTAAATCAAACCTCCAATAAGGTCACATTTACTAGTCCGTTTAATTGGGTTTGTGGAACTCCAATAGTTTTAACCGATGTCTTTATTTCATGGGGAACAGGGAATTCTAACTTCTGTACAGGCACTAACTTTCAATGTGGGGAAACTCCTTCAAAATGCTACTCTTTGCCACCCGGTGAATACATAGCAGTTGAAACCCCTGTGGCTAATGCTGCCAGTGCCACTTTATGTTCTATCGACCCGGACGGAACGACGGCGGTATTTAATCTGTCTAGTCTGGATAATACCGTAAAGGGAACTGCAACAAATGTTACTGTGACTTGGTTTAAAGATTCAGGACTAGCGGAATTAATAAGTACCCCTACAAATTATACATCAGTAACTGATAAAGTTTACGCCAAAGTTACCAGCAACTCTGATTCTAACAATTACGCGGTATCACAGGTTTCTTTAACCGTAGTAAGCAAACCCAGTGTTTTGGTGCTAACAGGAAGTGCAATATGTGGTGCTGCTCCAAATACAGGCACGGTCTCTTCGAGTATTTCTCAAACTGGAATGAGTTATCAGCTTTTTAATGCTGCTAATAGTCCCGTCCAACCTTCCAAAACGGGAGATGGCTCAGGACTAAACTGGAGTAACCTTGCAGCTGCCAACGGCTATTATGTTATTGGTACAGTTACGACCCCGATTAGTTGTACTTCAACAAGTAATGTGGTAAACGTAACTTCCACTCCCAACCCAATTGCCGTTATTTTGACCGGTAGTTCCATTTGTGATTCTAATCCTAATACGGGCACGGTTAGCTCGACTGCCTCAGCGAGCGGTGTAAGTTATCAGCTTTATAATGGTAACAATCCAATTCAAAATCCTCAGACATCAGACACTGGCGCGGGGTTAACTTGGACCGATCTTGCTGTGGGATCTTATAATGTTATTGGTACTGGTGCTTCTCCTACCAGTTGCTCCTCGACCAGTAACAGTGTCAATGTATTGTCGGTCAACGACCCGCTTGCCCTATCCCTGACCGGTAGTGATATATGTGATTCTGCCCCCAATACGGGCACAATATCATCTTCTAGTTCTCAAGCTGCAGTGAGTTACCAGCTTTTTAATGGTATTACTCCAATCCAAAACCCTAAGACATCGGACAATGGTGCGGGACTAACCTGGACAGATCTTGCGGCGGGCAGTGGCTACTATGTAGTTGGAACCGGTGCAGGTCCTACCCATTGCACCTCCATCAGTAACAGTGTAAATATAGGCTCCCTCACAAACCCTGTCGCTCCCTCCGGATCAATAGTGCCCATATCATGTACCGATTTATCCTTTATGGTGAAGGTTAATAATCCAGTAGTAGGGTATAAATATAAAATCACTCAGGCACCTAATAATAGTCTAAGTTTTACTGATATTACCGCGATTGCAAACACTGATGTTATATTTACAGGATTGAAATTTGGGGACGGCTATGTTCTTACTGTGGAAGCAGGTGGCTGTACATCTACTTCTGATACTTGCCCTATCCCTCAAAATCTAGCATCAGCTAAAAGCTCAGATTTAAAACTGTCCTTGTCTTCTGAAACTTCGGTAAAAGCTTATCCAAATCCTTTCTCTGACAAGGTTAATTTTAAGGTCAATGTCCCAGAAACGACCGAAGGCAGTTTGGAATTGATTAATATGCTGGGGCAACGTGTGAAAACTGTTTATTATGGTGAAATGAAAGCTGGTGAAAATATTTTCGAGGTTAACATTCCTTCCAAACAAACCACCACCCTTATTTATGTCTTGCGCACTGGCGATAAAAAAATCACAGGTAAATTAATCCAGAACAAACAATAG
- a CDS encoding Anti-sigma-K factor rskA, which yields MDYNAYIESGILELYIAGVLSEEENREVYDMMLKHPEVLQEVLEIEAAVLKLTAAVSPGETKQLFPNIKKRINHIPPVHDTKKETKVVTLDKPRYDWLTYTGWAAAILFGAGLLWLLNTNNDLENRVVQQEMVNGLLETQVADAKNNLESTMQLLTSLRAKDIISVPLAGQGNFQNTYAKVYWDKTNDKILLDAQGLPEPPRGKVYQVWSLTLSPLTPTSLGTLDSFIQDDNKIFSIDNALESEAFGITLEPEGGSPGPTMEQLYTLGAVSSPGQ from the coding sequence ATGGATTATAACGCTTACATAGAATCCGGAATACTAGAACTTTACATCGCAGGTGTTCTCTCTGAAGAAGAAAACAGAGAGGTCTACGATATGATGCTGAAGCATCCTGAAGTTCTTCAGGAAGTACTAGAAATCGAGGCCGCTGTTTTAAAACTAACAGCTGCGGTTTCACCAGGTGAGACCAAACAACTATTTCCAAATATTAAGAAAAGGATAAATCATATTCCTCCTGTTCACGATACTAAGAAAGAAACCAAGGTTGTAACCCTAGATAAACCTAGATACGATTGGCTGACATATACAGGATGGGCTGCAGCGATTTTGTTTGGCGCAGGTCTTTTATGGTTGCTCAATACCAATAATGATTTAGAGAATCGGGTTGTGCAACAAGAAATGGTAAATGGTCTTTTAGAGACACAGGTTGCAGACGCTAAAAACAATTTAGAGTCAACAATGCAATTACTTACTTCCTTAAGAGCGAAAGATATTATTTCGGTACCATTAGCAGGTCAAGGAAACTTCCAGAACACCTATGCGAAGGTATATTGGGATAAAACGAATGACAAGATACTCTTAGATGCACAAGGACTTCCTGAGCCACCAAGAGGTAAGGTTTATCAAGTATGGTCTCTTACTCTAAGTCCGTTAACCCCGACGAGTTTAGGAACTTTGGATTCCTTTATTCAAGATGATAATAAAATCTTTAGCATAGATAATGCCTTAGAAAGTGAGGCCTTCGGTATTACACTAGAACCAGAAGGCGGTAGCCCAGGACCAACAATGGAACAGCTCTATACACTTGGGGCCGTATCCAGTCCAGGACAATAA
- a CDS encoding RNA polymerase sigma-70 factor, ECF subfamily → MELDLIVTDFKQKDEKAFETLYNMYKDSIHGVIYNIVRDVDIAEEIMQDVFIKAWNKSDMYSADKGRFFTWILNIARNAAIDNTRSKSFKNSKKNLKAEFFVNILETSDNLNDKVDAIGIGRYVKELTEKCKKVIEYLYFKGYTQKETAETLDIPIGTIKTRNRNCIQKLRDIVLN, encoded by the coding sequence ATGGAATTAGACCTGATTGTCACTGATTTTAAGCAGAAGGATGAAAAAGCATTCGAAACCTTGTACAATATGTACAAGGACAGTATACATGGAGTTATCTACAATATCGTTAGAGATGTAGATATTGCCGAAGAGATTATGCAAGATGTTTTCATTAAGGCTTGGAACAAATCAGATATGTACTCTGCCGATAAAGGCAGGTTCTTTACTTGGATTCTCAATATAGCTAGGAATGCAGCAATTGATAACACCAGATCAAAAAGCTTTAAGAACTCTAAGAAAAACCTAAAAGCTGAATTTTTCGTTAATATCCTAGAAACATCAGACAACCTAAACGATAAGGTAGATGCAATTGGCATCGGGCGATACGTTAAAGAATTGACTGAAAAATGTAAAAAGGTAATCGAATATCTTTACTTTAAGGGATACACTCAAAAGGAAACGGCTGAGACTCTCGATATACCGATAGGAACAATTAAAACACGAAATAGAAACTGTATCCAAAAACTTAGAGATATCGTTTTGAACTGA
- a CDS encoding superoxide dismutase, Cu-Zn family, whose protein sequence is MKKSIIILFLSSLFLTNVSCKDDKKDADDMMDDTEMMEADDNMDMDNDDMMATKKITVDLISKSNSTVTGNAVFTVENGKVTMVAALSGLKPGTHAIHLHETADCSAADATSSGGHWNPTGTQHGKWGDAKGYHKGDIGNFEANANGNASTRFETDEWCIGCGDPSKDITGKAVVVHEGTDDFTSQPAGNAGARVSCGGVIQ, encoded by the coding sequence ATGAAAAAATCAATAATTATATTATTTCTTTCATCACTTTTTTTAACCAATGTATCATGTAAAGATGATAAAAAAGATGCTGATGACATGATGGATGATACCGAAATGATGGAAGCTGATGACAATATGGACATGGACAATGATGATATGATGGCCACAAAAAAGATTACTGTGGACTTAATCTCAAAAAGCAATAGTACCGTTACCGGAAATGCTGTCTTTACTGTAGAGAATGGTAAGGTTACAATGGTGGCCGCCTTGAGCGGATTAAAACCAGGTACACACGCCATCCATTTACATGAAACTGCGGATTGTTCTGCGGCAGATGCAACCTCTAGTGGTGGTCACTGGAATCCAACCGGAACACAACACGGAAAGTGGGGAGATGCAAAAGGATATCACAAAGGAGATATAGGTAACTTTGAAGCAAATGCAAACGGTAATGCATCCACAAGATTTGAAACCGATGAATGGTGCATCGGTTGTGGAGATCCATCCAAAGATATTACGGGTAAAGCTGTTGTCGTACACGAAGGAACAGACGATTTTACTTCACAGCCAGCAGGAAATGCAGGTGCTAGAGTGAGTTGTGGTGGAGTTATCCAATAA
- a CDS encoding Nucleotide-binding universal stress protein, UspA family: MNKIIVPVDFSEYSEFALEMAAMLAKKYDTEILALHMLEMSDAYLTTTDQEQMAKAAFYLRLAENKFNSFLNKDFLKGVKIIPVVKHFKVFKEIAQVAADHSVDLIVMGSHGTSADSGMFAGSNAEKVVRHSEIPVLVVKSRPTSIDFKDIIYVSDFADESIESYRQARKFFRQLQSNVHLLYVNVPNNGFRNSYEIEERVSSFLDIADGNQDFMSDVNYISDYTVEKGVFNFANQIDADLISIPTHGRTGFSHVFRGSITEDIANHSVLPVLTFRI; encoded by the coding sequence ATGAACAAAATAATTGTCCCAGTCGATTTTTCCGAATACAGTGAGTTTGCCTTAGAAATGGCGGCGATGCTCGCAAAAAAATATGATACCGAAATTCTTGCGCTCCATATGCTCGAGATGTCCGATGCTTATCTGACCACTACGGACCAAGAGCAGATGGCAAAAGCTGCGTTTTATTTGCGTCTTGCCGAAAATAAGTTCAATAGTTTTCTAAACAAGGATTTTTTAAAGGGTGTAAAAATAATACCTGTTGTTAAGCATTTTAAGGTATTTAAGGAAATTGCGCAAGTTGCGGCCGATCATAGCGTAGATTTAATCGTAATGGGTTCTCACGGTACCAGTGCAGATTCTGGTATGTTCGCAGGTTCTAACGCCGAAAAGGTTGTAAGACATTCTGAGATTCCGGTGCTTGTGGTAAAATCTAGGCCAACTTCCATCGATTTTAAAGATATCATATATGTAAGTGATTTTGCTGATGAATCCATCGAATCTTATCGACAGGCAAGGAAGTTTTTTAGACAGCTGCAATCTAACGTTCACTTATTGTATGTAAATGTACCGAACAACGGTTTTAGGAATAGTTATGAAATTGAAGAAAGAGTTTCATCGTTTCTTGATATCGCAGATGGAAATCAGGACTTTATGAGCGATGTAAATTACATTTCAGATTACACTGTAGAAAAAGGAGTTTTCAATTTTGCTAATCAAATTGATGCCGATTTAATATCTATACCAACTCACGGTAGAACCGGTTTTTCTCATGTCTTTAGGGGAAGCATCACCGAAGATATCGCGAACCATTCTGTTCTGCCAGTACTTACATTTAGGATATAA
- a CDS encoding Dipeptidyl aminopeptidase/acylaminoacyl peptidase: MIKNYLLLVICLGLFCCKEEKPKDNAKEDTAQNVNQYTIEQFMDNESINGATLSPDKSKVLVSSNRTGIYNLYTIPVTGGELTPVTSSDSSSIWADSYFPNDNRMLFNMDGHGDENDHLFVIDSTGSITDLTPWKGSKSSFYGWADDGKSFYLGTNKRDPQFFDVYKMSTDGYKPTLLYQNNDNLTFTGMSDDENYLALSKSMSTNDSDLYVYNRKTKEKVKVNDSLSANSSQAFNKENSKLYYTTDVEGEYAQLMSYDLETKKKELVLSKDWDISGMDFSRKGTYMTIFINEDGKNKVEIYDVAKNSLIDLPSFDDAEIISASFSNDESMMILNVGGSNSPTDLYSYNLENKELIKLTSVLNKEIKSEDLVSSKVIRFKSFDGTEIPAIYYLPKQASANSKVPGLIFVHGGPGGQTRQGFSSVIQYLVNHGYAVLAVNNRGSSGYGKTFYQMDDKNHGEKDLQDCIEGKNWLATQPEVDGEKIGIMGGSYGGYMTMAALTYAPEEFDVGVNLFGVTNWLRTLKSIPPYWESFRTSLYKELGDPYSADSVRLRKISPLFHTDKVTKPLIVLQGSQDPRVLQVESDEIVAGVKANGVPVEYVLFEDEGHGFVKKENQIEAYSRILNFLDIYLKKSKQPIDGEMQDTKIEAEKKE, from the coding sequence ATGATTAAAAATTATTTATTACTCGTTATCTGTCTCGGTCTTTTCTGCTGTAAGGAAGAAAAACCAAAAGACAATGCCAAGGAAGATACTGCCCAAAATGTGAATCAATACACCATAGAGCAATTTATGGACAATGAGAGCATTAACGGTGCTACTTTATCGCCAGATAAGTCTAAAGTTCTGGTGAGCAGTAACAGAACTGGGATTTATAATCTTTATACAATTCCAGTTACTGGTGGAGAATTAACTCCGGTCACCAGTTCTGATAGCAGCTCAATTTGGGCCGATTCTTACTTTCCTAACGATAACAGAATGTTATTTAATATGGATGGCCATGGAGATGAAAACGACCATCTTTTTGTAATCGATTCAACCGGAAGCATTACCGACCTTACGCCGTGGAAAGGGTCTAAATCTTCTTTTTATGGTTGGGCAGACGATGGAAAATCATTTTATTTGGGAACCAACAAAAGAGACCCTCAGTTTTTTGATGTTTATAAGATGAGCACCGATGGTTATAAACCAACCTTGCTTTATCAGAATAACGATAATCTCACCTTTACGGGGATGAGCGATGACGAAAATTATTTGGCACTTTCTAAATCCATGAGTACAAACGACTCTGATCTGTATGTCTATAATCGAAAAACCAAGGAAAAGGTAAAGGTCAATGATTCGTTGAGCGCTAATTCTTCTCAGGCTTTCAATAAGGAAAATTCCAAGTTGTATTATACTACGGATGTGGAAGGAGAATATGCCCAATTAATGTCCTACGATTTAGAGACCAAAAAGAAGGAATTGGTTCTGTCGAAGGATTGGGATATAAGTGGTATGGATTTTTCGCGTAAGGGAACTTACATGACCATTTTTATCAATGAAGATGGAAAGAACAAAGTTGAAATCTACGATGTAGCAAAAAATTCATTAATTGATTTACCATCTTTTGATGATGCGGAAATAATCAGCGCTTCATTTTCTAATGATGAAAGTATGATGATTTTGAATGTTGGAGGTTCTAATTCTCCTACCGATCTTTACTCTTATAATCTAGAAAACAAAGAACTTATTAAGCTCACCAGTGTCCTAAATAAAGAAATAAAGTCTGAAGATTTGGTCAGTTCTAAGGTCATTAGATTCAAATCTTTTGATGGCACAGAGATTCCAGCCATTTATTATCTCCCAAAGCAAGCCTCGGCCAACTCTAAGGTCCCTGGCCTTATTTTCGTACACGGTGGTCCAGGCGGACAGACCAGGCAAGGATTCAGTTCAGTCATTCAATATCTAGTAAATCATGGTTATGCGGTGCTTGCCGTAAACAATAGAGGAAGTAGCGGTTATGGCAAAACTTTCTATCAGATGGATGATAAAAATCATGGTGAAAAAGATCTTCAAGATTGTATAGAAGGAAAAAACTGGTTAGCAACACAACCCGAAGTTGATGGTGAGAAAATCGGGATAATGGGAGGTTCTTACGGTGGTTATATGACGATGGCGGCGCTTACCTACGCTCCAGAAGAATTTGATGTTGGGGTTAATTTATTCGGTGTCACCAATTGGTTAAGAACTTTAAAAAGCATTCCGCCATATTGGGAATCGTTTAGAACGTCTTTATATAAAGAATTAGGCGACCCCTACTCTGCCGATTCTGTTCGTTTAAGAAAGATATCTCCATTATTTCATACCGATAAAGTGACCAAGCCTTTAATCGTGTTGCAAGGTTCTCAGGACCCTAGAGTCCTTCAAGTTGAATCTGATGAAATTGTGGCTGGGGTTAAAGCGAATGGCGTTCCGGTGGAATATGTGTTATTCGAAGATGAAGGTCACGGTTTTGTGAAGAAGGAAAATCAAATTGAAGCATACAGCCGCATATTGAATTTCTTGGATATCTATCTAAAGAAATCGAAACAACCAATTGACGGAGAGATGCAAGACACAAAGATTGAAGCTGAAAAAAAAGAATAG